Proteins encoded by one window of Rhodamnia argentea isolate NSW1041297 chromosome 6, ASM2092103v1, whole genome shotgun sequence:
- the LOC115756490 gene encoding probable carboxylesterase 6, with protein sequence MAAITFGPTLTLKAVGDDVPQKWHGAVTDEIGGLIRVYKDGHVERPNIVPLVSTALPPELGVASADAVVDKFTNVWARFYVPNHGVQNQLLPLIVYFHGGGFCIGSAAWSCYHEFLAKLALKVNCVIMSVNYRLAPENPLPAAYEDGFKALMWLGRQLLEASSEWWTRRCNFSRVFLAGDSAGANIAHHLAARLASDDGTELKAANSLCFEGAILIQPFFGGEARTESEKHAARQPPSSALTVAASDTYWRLALPRGSNRDHPWCNPLKQDERRGCNSGKTRVLPRTLVCVSERDILRDRNVEYCGALAEAGNVVECVMHAGVGHAFQVLSKSQMAQARALEMMSHVGAFVHR encoded by the coding sequence ATGGCTGCAATAACCTTCGGTCCAACCCTAACCCTAAAGGCCGTCGGCGACGATGTCCCTCAAAAGTGGCACGGCGCTGTGACGGATGAGATCGGAGGACTCATCAGAGTTTATAAAGATGGACATGTGGAGCGTCCCAACATCGTCCCTCTCGTCTCCACCGCATTGCCTCCAGAGCTTGGCGTGGCATCAGCCGACGCCGTCGTGGACAAGTTCACAAACGTCTGGGCGAGATTCTACGTCCCAAACCACGGCGTACAAAACCAGCTCCTTCCTTTGATTGTGTACTTCCACGGCGGTGGCTTCTGCATCGGCTCGGCCGCTTGGAGCTGCTATCACGAGTTCTTAGCGAAGCTAGCCCTCAAAGTCAACTGCGTGATCATGTCCGTTAATTATCGGCTAGCGCCGGAGAACCCCCTCCCGGCCGCCTACGAAGACGGCTTCAAAGCCTTGATGTGGCTCGGACGGCAACTCCTAGAAGCCTCCAGCGAGTGGTGGACGAGGCGGTGCAACTTCTCGAGAGTTTTCCTCGCCGGCGACAGTGCCGGAGCCAACATAGCCCACCATTTGGCCGCGAGACTTGCTTCCGATGATGGCACCGAGCTCAAGGCGGCGAACTCGCTATGCTTCGAGGGCGCGATCTTGATACAACCCTTCTTCGGAGGCGAAGCGAGGACAGAGTCGGAGAAGCACGCAGCGCGGCAGCCGCCCAGTTCAGCGCTGACAGTGGCCGCGTCCGACACGTACTGGCGGCTGGCCTTGCCACGCGGGAGCAACCGGGACCATCCTTGGTGCAATCCGCTGAAACAAGACGAGCGTAGAGGTTGCAACTCGGGGAAAACGAGGGTTTTGCCTCGTACTTTAGTGTGTGTATCGGAGAGGGACATACTGAGAGACAGAAACGTGGAGTATTGCGGCGCTTTGGCTGAAGCGGGCAACGTCGTTGAATGCGTCATGCACGCCGGAGTCGGTCATGCGTTTCAGGTTCTTAGTAAGTCTCAAATGGCACAAGCTCGTGCGCTAGAAATGATGTCTCATGTCGGGGCCTTCGTTCATCGGTGA